In Hyperolius riggenbachi isolate aHypRig1 chromosome 1, aHypRig1.pri, whole genome shotgun sequence, the genomic window ccaagcgtaacagcCAAAAAGCACTGGCAACCATAGCACATGTATGTGAGAAagtatgctgtttttagatgggAAGGGGGCTCCGACTTTAGGTTGAaatctcagtgtttgccataaTACCCAGATTTCATCCTATAGAATGATTCACTTGTGCTGCTGCAGATCCTGGAGCCCTCCCTATACATACTAGATGGGTCTGCTTCAGACGGGAGAAACCCAGCTTTTCATCACCTGTAATGTATAGATTTCCCGGTCAAACAAGCTGTGTTTTCCTAACCTCTCAGTAACGGAAAGTGAATATTATCTGGGGATATGAGTGGCCGTTCACCCTGCAGAGTGGATGTTTGCTCTGCTGCTTAGGTTCTGTTTGAGCATCACACAAAGTGATTATCAGAAAACAATAGCACTCCCTGTCCCGAGAACACCTGGCCTGGCCATATGCCTTCTAGCAGGCTCCTCACCCCCATCCTGCACCGAGAACACCTGGCCTGGCCATATGCCTTATAACGGGCTCCTCCTCTCCCCACGTCCCCTATCGCCACACTTTCCATTCCAGCTGGAGGCATCGTTCCAGCACTGCTCACGCCATGGTCAAAGTCAACCTCAGGACACGGTGTCAGCACTTAGAGTGGAAATAGGAGCTGCTATCCTCTGCTTTCTTAACTTATTGACTtcagtgcttaaccacttgccgaccaagtggtttcctattgatctgtgctgggtgggctcttcagcccccagcacagatcgtattgcaggcagggcgatcagacttccccccccccttttttccccactagtgggatgtcctgctggggggggtctgatcgccgccgctctgctgtgccttgtgggggggggggggagggggggctcctcaaagcccccctccgcagcgctattcccccctccctctccttccctccctctccttccctccctctccctggctctgtaggcagtacaggacggcgatacgtcctgtaccgcctctgataggcttcagcctatcagaccgcggcgatccccggcctatcagaggccggggatcgccgatctcctttacggcgctgctgcagcgccgtgtagtgtaaacaccggggatttcttccccgcgtgtttacatttcgcctgcgagccgcgatcgtaggctcgcaggcagttcacggagacaccctccgtgaactgacatggaacggccgctcgaacgagagcccgtttccatggaaacccacagacaaccagtctacgccaatcggcgttagctggtcgtcaagaggttaaaaattaagggccctgggcccatatgcaattcactttttcacctaagttttctgttAGGTGATAGCTTCACAATTtgttaataaaatgtattttaaaacccCAAGCAAGCAAGTAAGAAgataatcaaaaaattgtcaaacaagtttttcaactactttttggtatttttacaattacaaaatgctgaaaagttattttaaatacaagatgaaaaattatctcctaggagaaaactctggagaaaacgttcattgcatatgggtccatgtGTAATTaagttttttcctgagttttctcctaggtgataatttcaaatttgtagaaaaaaaacgtcctataaaccaccagcaagcaagaaaatactcaaaaaaatgttgatagtatttttttacttactttttggtacttcttcCATTGCAAGGTGTTGAACttgttttaaatcaaagatgaaaaattatttcctaagaGAAAAAcgtgattgcatatgggccctggggccgatacaattcacattttctcctaggagataatttttcatcttctatttataataactttttagcactttgcaatggaaaaagtactaaaaagttggtgaaaaagtactattaaaattattttgagtacttgtttgcttgctggtggtttaaagggcattttcttgacacatttgaaaatatcaccttgtcaataaaaggctttttaaccccttcgggaccagcaccctctgcccccttaaggaccagagggtgctggtccagtaaaccgccgcttcctgacgaatcgccgctaaaatccgtCGGTCACGCCGCTctatccccgccgcaggctgctctctctgccgtcgctatgatggcagagcgctgtgcgccggtcaggagccgctttcattggctcctgaccctgtcactcaatgtaagccaatgagattggcttacatgaatgacagggccaggagccaatgaaaactgctcctgcccggctcacagtgctctgccgtcatagaggcagcagggcagcacattgcggcggagatcgagcggcggggacgggcgggggcgcgcggtgaatgggacgcagagtttacgtccggtcagaaccgcagcgccccctgcctgccgtagatttatactgcggaggtccgcaggtagttaagcaACCATGAAGCAAGAACATACACTGAATAATTATGGCAGtacttttccatctaattttagtatttttttcaattgcaaagtgctgaaaagtttttttaaacagaaaatcaaaaatgatcgcctaggagaaaacttaggtgaaaaagtgaattgcataagggccctagggttttctcctgagtgatattttcacaacttgtcataaaatgctgtttaaagagtaactgtcaggctgcagaagctaatttaaacctctattctcctgtgttaaacagtttagaaggaagctcaaaagccattagtgaagataaacatttcagttacctttgatgtgtgcttatcagcaagtctgttatagacccataaagacgcaagccgcagctaaactgcaaagcattctggggccctcccctcggctgctaatgagacgttacagaagcttgtaatcagtctagctgtgtagcactgataaatctcggggcagagtactctgcaggagtcagctattgttcctagccacatggctcattaatattcactgcacaccgtgttgttcaagaacgagcttatctgtgatcagtaggcaggcaggacatgacgacacatttgacagaaaaacatggagcctgccatgagctgtcatgagcatctatctctgcatatactatatacaaattctgtgaagtccaaacgtggacagtgaaatgcatatgtaatgtaagtacagccaatctttagctactgatatatgtgtttattttctctgagaccttatacctaacagctcctctttaagccgccagcaagcaagaaaaaactcaaaataaatttgatagtactttttcaccaacttttgggtactttttcaattgtaaaattctgaaaatttagtttaaagagaaaatgatctcctaggagataacttaggtgaaaaaatgaattgcatatgagccctgggcctatatgcaattcactttttcacttgagttttctcctaggagataatttttcaacttctttttaaaataacttttcagcaatttgtaatctaaaaagtaccaaaaagtaaagaaaaggtattatcaaaattattttgagtattttcttgtttgctggtggcttaaaagggattttatgacatggtgtgaaaatgtcaacttggagatatctcaggtgaaaaagtgaattgcatatgggccctggtattTTAAATCACACTGACCCAAAACCAGTATCTAGAtcagggcccatattcaattaactttttatcctgagtAACAGTAACTCCTGAAAAAATACAAGTACGTGAAAATGTagtataaggctgctttcacagtaagacgttacaggtgcacgttagtgcatcctgtcacgcagcccaccgcacagcaatgaaaaatcaatgggctgttcacagtgcacacgttgcgttacattgtaacgcagcacgtttaaacaaagtgctgcatgctgtacgttatactgggctaagccacgatagactgtttacacatgctcagtaatgttggaggaggcggtctcccctcctcctccgcggccagccacatggctaattaatattcactgcactcagtgacatgcagtgtttacttcctggagcggccactctgtgcggcgattggccggcagaACCAcatgatgcggatcacgtggtctccgcatcccaTAGCACAAAAAAggagcaccaagagctgcataacgcggctcttggtagcgtcctcctacaacaccaccatgcgttgcgttaggggcacgttatgcgacctataatgtcccctaaaacgcaacgtcctggtgggaaagaggccttaaaattattctgagtattgtcttgcttgctggtggtttaaaatacttttatgacaagggcccatatgcaattcaccttttctcctgaggtttctcccaggtttaggagaacattttttatcttcgattttataataactttttagcactttgtaatgGAAAACATACCAaactgtaggtgaaaaagtactatcagtcTGCATTCACAGTGAgactttgggccatatgcaattaactttttctcctgggagataatttttcatctttgatttatatTAAGGTGCGGTTGCAACAGGATCTTAATTGCTAGGAGaatagaccttgtagtttttgagaacattttaaactggaaagaaaaatgttttttaaactgtcatttctctgagtttaaaaaacatttttctttgcatatttaaaatcgattttttcaaaaacttcaagatctttttgaatatttttttttttaacgtgtacccattattctccttaacatgtgtagaaattttggtagcaatagcatatatgggggctttgctattcatcgccaaagtcggcacaaaattatgcgtaaattacaCGAATGCTTATAAAAAAtcaattaacaatttgtaattatgtataggtgtaattgcgaaaatttatgaaaaattttgcataatcgtaatttagatgattacgatcatcactgatcctgattcaaaacctccCAATACGGTAACATttcataaggcctcttgcacactacatgcgattctgatttttttatatacctccaattttggattccgattaaaaatcttagcagcacgcagtagtttttttttaatctgaatccaaaatcagatcagataaaaaatcggaatctcatgtagtgtgcaagaggccttaatcccACTTGTAATCTTTTTGTGGTCTGATTCCACGTttacttttgttttgctttagtTGAAAGTGAGGGAAATGTGACCTTTTTTCTGTTTGCCTTGCAGATGTGATGTACCGATGAAAAGACAGAGAATGATTTAACCCAACAGAATAGTCCTCTGTTATCATCAGCTGCCATCATGTACACCTTCTATCCAGAAAGCATCACTCCAGCCAAGCAAAAGGTTGCCAAGGAGCAAAAACATCTGATTTGTGCCATCTTATTGGGCATTGTGCTGGTCATTTCTGCTGTGGTCTCCTGGTGCTACTACTCCGTCTCCCTCCGGAAGGCTGATCAGCTGAAAACCGAGTTGCTGTTTCTGAAGAAGGACGGGTTTGTTGTACACAACAGCCATGGGAGGGTGGTCTTCAGAATGGCTTTCCAATCCGGTGTTCTGGATTTAGATTCTTGCTCCAAGGAAGGGGCGATTTTGTCCTGTTCTAGATCAGAGAAAGGACCTTTAAAATTCTTTGTGCAGACTATAATCAAGGATAAAGAGACCGTGATGTGTTACCGAGTGCGCTGGGAGGAGTTTGTGGCTGACACATCTGTCCGGCACACCATGTACTGGGATAATGCCTACTGGTACGGAGGGGCTGAGTTGGGTATTCAACACTGGCCAATCAAATTAACCACAGACCAAGAACCCATTCCATTTATAACTGGTGATGTTTATGCATTCAGGAATGGCTTTGGTGGAATCTTGGAAAGCTACTGGCTTTCATCAAATGCTACAGCCATTAAAATTAATGCCTCAGTCCCTTTCCATCTTGGGTGGAACAGCACTGAGAAGACTTTTTTGCTCGAAGCAAGATATACTAATTCTCCTTACAAACCTTCCCCCGGAAAACAGCCCTTCCCTGAACTCAGCTACAGAGTATGCGTAGGGTCAGATGTGACCTCCATTCACAAGTACATGGTGAGAAGGTATTTCAACAAGCCCAGCCGGATACCTTCAGAAAGTGCATTCAAGTATCCGATCTGGTCAACATGGCCAGGCTACAAAACCAGGATGAATCAAAAGAAGCTTCTTAATTTCACAGAGAGCATAAAGAAATACAATTTTAACTACAGTCACATAGAAGTTGATGATATGTACACAAAGTATTATGGTGATTTTGATTTCGATCCAGCAAAGTTTCCAAATGCAACAGCTGTGTTCAGAAAGTTAAAGGAAGATGGGTTCAAGGTTACCCTTTGGATTCATCCCTTTGTCAACTACAACTCCTCCAACTTTGGCGTTGGCATAGAGAGGGGATTATTTGTAAAGGAACCTACTGGTCAGCTGCCTGCCATGGTTCAATGGTGGAATGGAATTGGAGCTATCCTTGACTTTACAAACCCTAGCACTAAAGAATGGTTTCAAGGTAACCTAAGACAACTTAGAACAAAGTATGGCATTTCTTCCTTTAAGTTCGTTGCTGGAGAAACCAGTTACCTCCCCAAACAATTCAGTACATTTCAACCCTTGACAGATCCCAACATGTTTAGTAGAAGGTACACAGAGATGGCTGACCAGTTTTATGACTTggctgagctcagggttggttatCAGTCTCAGAACATATCATGCTTCTTCAGGATCGTTGATCGTAATTCAGTGTGGGGATATGAGCTTGGGTTGAAATCCCTTATACCCACCGTCCTCACCATCAGTATGCTTGGGTATCCCTTTATTCTTCCAGATATGATTGGTGGAAATTCTCGCAAcaattttacaaaggctatgaaaGAACTCTACATACGGTGGTTGGAGGTGTCGGCGTTCATGCCCTCCATGCAGTTCTCCGTTCCACCATGGCTCTTCGATAAGGAAGTGGTTGAAATTGCTCAGAAATTTACCAAAATCCATGAGTCACTGGTGGCCCCTCTCCTGCTGGAGCTTGCTGGTGAGGTGACTAATACTGGTGACCCCATTATACGACCCATCTGGTGGATTGCTCCGAATGATGAAAACGCCCACAAAATTGATTCTCAGTTTCTTATTGGAGACACCCTAATGGTGGCTCCAGTCCTGGAGCCAGGAAAGCTGGAACGGGATGTGTATCTTCCAACTGGCAAGTGGCGCAGTTACAAAGGCGAGCTCTATCAAAGGACCCCCATTCTTCTGACGGACTACCCTGTAGATTTGGATGAAGTGGCTTATTTCACTTGGGTAGCTTAACTAATATGTTCAATAATCAGCAGTTAAGCCAACTGACACACGTCTTCTCTTAGCCATAGCACCAGCATAACCTTGTACAAGCAATAGGTGCTGATCTAATTCTGTAGCACCTTTCCTCAAGTACCTTTGCCAGGCCAGGATATCATCATATCTccatgccctcagaagttgtggccagcagggatgagcagaagaaTGAGATTCAGTTTTGCCCGCCATGAAACTGGACCAGCTTGTTAGTGTGGACTGGCAGCAGCAGATGGTTAACGTGCCTATATTGTCATCTCTTGCTGATGCGCTGCACGCTGCTCTCCAGCTTCCTGACACTTCTGCTCTCGCCTAAACATCACTGATGGCCACTGAAACAAGATGGCAATAATGTAATGTAACCATGAATGTTTCACTGACTAAAAACTCAGCCTGGCCAGCTAGAAGCACTTGAGGAAGAGTGGATGCCCAGTGTTGATATGCTTTAAATCTCTCTGATGTTGAAACATTAAGCTTTAAGCACTTTATCTGCCCTGCCAAGTCCAAAGGAGGCCTCAGGCAGGCCTTGCATGTATTACGGGAATCTTTGTCTTCTTTATAAGCTGAACATTTTTATTCTGAGTACTGGTAGTTATCTGGTTGACTAGCACAGAAGGTCCTGTGCTGCTGGCCAGTTCTCCAACCACCATCTTTGTAGATTCTTTGGTCTAGCCAGAAAAAAAGCCTAATGATCTATACAGGGAACGTCACCGGCTCTCACCACTATTCATCtcctgacaccagagagaggtgcACATCTCATGCGATCCGAGCAATCTATCCCAATCTCTAGGCTTTCTGCTTATCTCAGAAATGGAACAGTTCTGGACCTTGGATAAGATTGCGTTATCTGGCTCTGAatacaggctggactgtgttacaggttAATTTTGATGGTATTTTGGTTACAAGTTCTTCATTCATTTAGAGAAACAATCAAGCCATGACAGTCATATGGAGAGGGAGAAGAAATATTGAATATTTTTGATGGTGCTGCAAATTGAAAGACTGTTAATTTGccacatttttgttttgtttctaaaAGTGAAAGCAGGCCCGCAGTGTTCTAGAGATGGCTGACTAAGGGTTTAAGTACTGCACAGAACTCGTGAACTGTCAACCGGATGATTGTTCGTAGCAGATCAGGTGgcaacttagggcttgattcacaaagccgtgcaaactgtttagcacgggtgtgctaaacagttagcacgtgaagtgccgtttgcggagttttgcgcgtgcaaagtgccgcgaatggcacttcacgtgttaactgtttagcacacccgtgctaaacagtttgcacagctttgtgaatcaagcccttagtctgCTCTCTGTGAGCTGTTCAGCAGTCAGCCTTTCGTTTATTTGACTAATAGCTATGGTATTTACCCACACTGGCTTGTAGCAGAGCCCAGAAAGTAGGCAATCGCTGCCGAATTGTCACCAAAAGTGATTGTGTAATGTAAGATAATTTAGGCAAGAGAGACCTGTattctttgttttaaaaatgcACTAGTTTTCAACAACAGTCAAGCCACCACAGATTCCCAAAGACCTCAGGACTTTCCAGTAGATATGTACCCTCCAAACCCTCTCCCCAGACTAACTATATTTGCACTTTGTCTGACAAGGTAGGGTACGGGGTATTGGCTACTCTTTTTCCGGTTACTTTATAATAATTCAGATATGCAGTCTAGTATTTGGTGGGGTTATTGGTGTTTCTACCCCGTcatttgcctaaccctaaccaatacccttaatgaagcccctttccctgATGCTTCAAACcctcttcctgatacctaaccttaacgCCTTATATTCATGTTAACCCCCTTTGACACCTAACATCAACctcccccttaaagaggaactccagcctaaacaaacatactgtcattaagttacattagttatgttaattaaaatagataggtaatataatctcttacccacgctgttttaaaagaacaggcaaaagtttgtgatttcatgggggctgccatctttttggttgaaagaaggtgacagggagcatgagacacagttccaagtgTCCTgcgtcctgatcactcctcccagttgctaggcaacgtgaataacaacataggaaatcccatcatgctttgcacagcatcaggggaaaaaagcccgggcagttttctttaatggggcggtgcttagctaaaaatgcagctaaaaatgtgacttctataagaaaaacaaagttctgatgctgtgaaactgttaaagaaacaccaagcctttttagttctgctgagtagatttttagtctggaggttcactttaatattaaCCCGTTCACAATGTTTATATCTCACATTGTAACCCCAAAACCTAAAGCTAATACCCTATCACCTGACACTCACCATATTTACGTCTAATAGCCAATAACCATGACTAGTACACATTTGGTGTCTTTGGTGCTGCCACAAAATCATCCGTTTCTGTGCTGAACCGTTTCTTCTAAAGTTACGGGAGCCCAATCATTCCCCCAAAGACACGGTTCTAGTTGGGTCTCAATGGCTTATCGTACAGCAACGAAACAAACCCACATAATACAGCCTGTTCTCTGGCCTTCACCTCAATGCACAAGACAATGCATAGCCAGGTGAGGTTGGAGAAGTGGCTATAGTAGGAGCATGGTCAGATCCTGTAATCTTTGGGGATCTTCTGGGGCTTGCATGAATTTGTTTTTGACAATGCGTACTGAACTCAccttcttaaaggaaaacttaactgaacggggggtaaagagtttcaattacctggggtcaattacctccggtcccccgctgtcactttgtttcgtttttgacgactcaccagtcggccggccaccatgcgtattattagacgcattccctactgcaattagcgctgttgcggacaacAAACATACGCGTTGCAGCATTCCACACGCGTAGATAtatggcaacgcgtatttttgtacgtgttgcgttgcgcaacagcgctaattgcagtagggaatgcgtccaataatacgcatggcggccggccgactggtgagtcgtcaaaaacgaaactaagtgacagtgggggaccggaggattccagagtggcccaagggcccaggactgctgcagggggctgttaatagccccaggtaagtgaaactctttaccctccgttcagttaaggttccctttaaggccacatGTTATATTCTTACCCTAGCTTTGTTTTTTCCTATAAGTGTTATTGCACACTAGTGGTGAGCTTTAATAGGAACGTTTGGCCTTTACTGGGCAGGACAAATCCCAGAACTTAAGCCTGGATTAGTCAGTACCACTGGATCTAAGAGGGATTTGTTCAGCGCTTTTCTGATCACCAGCAAAgctctgctac contains:
- the LOC137561242 gene encoding myogenesis-regulating glycosidase-like, giving the protein MYTFYPESITPAKQKVAKEQKHLICAILLGIVLVISAVVSWCYYSVSLRKADQLKTELLFLKKDGFVVHNSHGRVVFRMAFQSGVLDLDSCSKEGAILSCSRSEKGPLKFFVQTIIKDKETVMCYRVRWEEFVADTSVRHTMYWDNAYWYGGAELGIQHWPIKLTTDQEPIPFITGDVYAFRNGFGGILESYWLSSNATAIKINASVPFHLGWNSTEKTFLLEARYTNSPYKPSPGKQPFPELSYRVCVGSDVTSIHKYMVRRYFNKPSRIPSESAFKYPIWSTWPGYKTRMNQKKLLNFTESIKKYNFNYSHIEVDDMYTKYYGDFDFDPAKFPNATAVFRKLKEDGFKVTLWIHPFVNYNSSNFGVGIERGLFVKEPTGQLPAMVQWWNGIGAILDFTNPSTKEWFQGNLRQLRTKYGISSFKFVAGETSYLPKQFSTFQPLTDPNMFSRRYTEMADQFYDLAELRVGYQSQNISCFFRIVDRNSVWGYELGLKSLIPTVLTISMLGYPFILPDMIGGNSRNNFTKAMKELYIRWLEVSAFMPSMQFSVPPWLFDKEVVEIAQKFTKIHESLVAPLLLELAGEVTNTGDPIIRPIWWIAPNDENAHKIDSQFLIGDTLMVAPVLEPGKLERDVYLPTGKWRSYKGELYQRTPILLTDYPVDLDEVAYFTWVA